The following proteins are co-located in the Amphiprion ocellaris isolate individual 3 ecotype Okinawa chromosome 7, ASM2253959v1, whole genome shotgun sequence genome:
- the LOC111570809 gene encoding uncharacterized protein LOC111570809 isoform X1, translating to MKLLDWCMLGGTVLLLMCEVAVSQLCKSLITLVDGFHTLFLLMHMTLPLHQTTIKSLISSLDSSASPPPASSITSPPATQTNTEASTTPDETKHETATLFNHTSPPGAPACGLSYPSSRIPAVGAFISALLLASLCTSYLMEIVSFCLDPHPVQRPLLLLVVGAAGLLHKMLVFGLNWDQLQDEKLVGSRQLETESHIQVNREALAEEESIGREESQDISQSQVVSAVDDSLHSGAFVLCNPGTSSAPDTDFQTPHQQPEVRLHDCEEGSGAEDLKACKCESSSTDVTERRKYNICQGHVDSQKQPNTSPTCKSSRHTERPEPSRQWPVCLLTLVFAIRGLFTALLALINSLVMLLMAPQFLHSSGACSVLVYLDPGLSLLAVITLIATALPQVYRYGLLLLQASPPQICVSDLGRKIASVPGVQAVHDLHIWQLTESLLVASVHVHCYAGLPAHRIISHVSRCADLTSRVTKVLQSVGVTCCTVQPEFASCSGFSAGGSSDASPVVHREDPSPPPPLACSLACRKACAGNMCCSLLEEETRNLLAPPSEETREEPQTLVIENTFL from the exons ATGAAGCTGCTAGACTGGTGCATGCTGGGAGGGACCGTCCTGCTGCTGATGTGCGAGGTCGCCGTCAGCCAGCTGTGTAAATCCCTCATCACCCTGGTAGATGGTTTCCACACGCTCTTCCTCCTCATGCACATGACTCTTCCTCTCCATCAGACCACAATCAAATCTCTGATCTCCTCCTTGGACTCCTCTGCGTCTCCTCCACCTGCTTCCTCCATCACATCTCCACCTGCCACCCAGACCAACACCGAAGCATCAACCACCCCAGATGAGACCAAACATGAGACGGCTACACTGTTCAACCACACCTCCCCTCCAGGAGCTCCAGCCTGTGGTCTGTCCTACCCCAGCAGCAGGATCCCGGCTGTGGGGGCTTTCATCTCCGCCCTCCTGCTGGCCTCTCTGTGTACGTCCTACTTAATGGAAATCGTCAGCTTCTGTCTGGACCCACACCcagtacagcgccccctgctgctgctggtggtcgGAGCTGCCGGTCTGCTCCACAAGATGCTGGTGTTTGGGCTGAACTGGGATCAGCTGCAGGATGAGAAGCTGGTCGGCAGCAGGCAGCTGGAAACTGAATCTCACATTCAAGTGAACCGCGAAG CCCTGGCTGAAGAGGAATCCATAGGCCGGGAGGAATCCCAAGACATCAGCCAATCGCAAGTCGTGTCTGCTGTGGACGACTCGCTCCACAGTGGGGCGTTTGTCCTCTGTAATCCAGGAACCTCCAGCGCTCCTGACACCGACTTCCAAACTCCACATCAACAACCAGAAGTCCGCCTGCACGACTGTGAAGAAGGGAGCGGCGCTGAAGATCTGAAGGCTTGCAAGTGTGAGAGTTCTTCAACAGACGTCACAGAGAGACGGAAATACAACATCTGCCAGGGACACGTTG ACAGCCAAAAGCAACCTAATACCTCCCCGACCTGCAAGTCATCACGTCACACTGAGAGACCTGAGCCAAGCAGACAGTGGCCAGTCTGCCTCCTGACGTTGGTTTTTGCCATTCGGGGACTTTTTACAGCTCTTCTGGCTCTGATCAACAGCCTGGTGATGCTGCTGATGGCCCCACAGTTCCTGCACAGCTCTGGTGCTTGTAGCGTCCTGGTTTACCTGGATCCTGGCCTCTCTCTGCTGGCTGTCATCACACTGATTGCCACAGCTCTGCCACAG GTGTATCGGTAtggactgctgctgctacaggcctcaCCTCCACAGATTTGTGTGTCTGATCTTGGACGGAAGATTGCGAGCGTTCCTGGAGTGCAGGCTGTGCACGACCTTCACATCTGGCAGCTGACTGAGTCCCTCCTGGTGGCTTCTGTCCATGTGCACTGCTACGCTGGGCTTCCTGCACACAG AATAATTTCACATGTGTCCAGGTGTGCTGATCTGACGTCGAGGGTCACTAAAGTGCTTCAGAGTGTCGGAGTGACTTGCTGCACCGTTCAGCCAGAGtttgcctcctgctctggtttCTCTGCAGGCGGCAGCAGTGATGCCTCCCCTGTCGTCCACAGAGAGGACCCCTCCCCGCCTCCTCCCCTGGCCTGCAGCCTCGCCTGTAGGAAGGCCTGTGCTGGGAATAtgtgctgctctctgctggaggaggagaccAGGAACCTTCTGGCACCACCATCTGAAGAGACAAGGGAAGAGCCTCAGACTCTGGTCATCGAGAACACCTTCCTCTGA
- the LOC111570809 gene encoding uncharacterized protein LOC111570809 isoform X2 → MKLLDWCMLGGTVLLLMCEVAVSQLCKSLITLVDGFHTLFLLMHMTLPLHQTTIKSLISSLDSSASPPPASSITSPPATQTNTEASTTPDETKHETATLFNHTSPPGAPACGLSYPSSRIPAVGAFISALLLASLCTSYLMEIVSFCLDPHPVQRPLLLLVVGAAGLLHKMLVFGLNWDQLQDEKLVGSRQLETESHIQVNREALAEEESIGREESQDISQSQVVSAVDDSLHSGAFVLCNPGTSSAPDTDFQTPHQQPEVRLHDCEEGSGAEDLKACKCESSSTDVTERRKYNICQGHVDSQKQPNTSPTCKSSRHTERPEPSRQWPVCLLTLVFAIRGLFTALLALINSLVMLLMAPQFLHSSGACSVLVYLDPGLSLLAVITLIATALPQVYRYGLLLLQASPPQICVSDLGRKIASVPGVQAVHDLHIWQLTESLLVASVHVHCYAGLPAHRCADLTSRVTKVLQSVGVTCCTVQPEFASCSGFSAGGSSDASPVVHREDPSPPPPLACSLACRKACAGNMCCSLLEEETRNLLAPPSEETREEPQTLVIENTFL, encoded by the exons ATGAAGCTGCTAGACTGGTGCATGCTGGGAGGGACCGTCCTGCTGCTGATGTGCGAGGTCGCCGTCAGCCAGCTGTGTAAATCCCTCATCACCCTGGTAGATGGTTTCCACACGCTCTTCCTCCTCATGCACATGACTCTTCCTCTCCATCAGACCACAATCAAATCTCTGATCTCCTCCTTGGACTCCTCTGCGTCTCCTCCACCTGCTTCCTCCATCACATCTCCACCTGCCACCCAGACCAACACCGAAGCATCAACCACCCCAGATGAGACCAAACATGAGACGGCTACACTGTTCAACCACACCTCCCCTCCAGGAGCTCCAGCCTGTGGTCTGTCCTACCCCAGCAGCAGGATCCCGGCTGTGGGGGCTTTCATCTCCGCCCTCCTGCTGGCCTCTCTGTGTACGTCCTACTTAATGGAAATCGTCAGCTTCTGTCTGGACCCACACCcagtacagcgccccctgctgctgctggtggtcgGAGCTGCCGGTCTGCTCCACAAGATGCTGGTGTTTGGGCTGAACTGGGATCAGCTGCAGGATGAGAAGCTGGTCGGCAGCAGGCAGCTGGAAACTGAATCTCACATTCAAGTGAACCGCGAAG CCCTGGCTGAAGAGGAATCCATAGGCCGGGAGGAATCCCAAGACATCAGCCAATCGCAAGTCGTGTCTGCTGTGGACGACTCGCTCCACAGTGGGGCGTTTGTCCTCTGTAATCCAGGAACCTCCAGCGCTCCTGACACCGACTTCCAAACTCCACATCAACAACCAGAAGTCCGCCTGCACGACTGTGAAGAAGGGAGCGGCGCTGAAGATCTGAAGGCTTGCAAGTGTGAGAGTTCTTCAACAGACGTCACAGAGAGACGGAAATACAACATCTGCCAGGGACACGTTG ACAGCCAAAAGCAACCTAATACCTCCCCGACCTGCAAGTCATCACGTCACACTGAGAGACCTGAGCCAAGCAGACAGTGGCCAGTCTGCCTCCTGACGTTGGTTTTTGCCATTCGGGGACTTTTTACAGCTCTTCTGGCTCTGATCAACAGCCTGGTGATGCTGCTGATGGCCCCACAGTTCCTGCACAGCTCTGGTGCTTGTAGCGTCCTGGTTTACCTGGATCCTGGCCTCTCTCTGCTGGCTGTCATCACACTGATTGCCACAGCTCTGCCACAG GTGTATCGGTAtggactgctgctgctacaggcctcaCCTCCACAGATTTGTGTGTCTGATCTTGGACGGAAGATTGCGAGCGTTCCTGGAGTGCAGGCTGTGCACGACCTTCACATCTGGCAGCTGACTGAGTCCCTCCTGGTGGCTTCTGTCCATGTGCACTGCTACGCTGGGCTTCCTGCACACAG GTGTGCTGATCTGACGTCGAGGGTCACTAAAGTGCTTCAGAGTGTCGGAGTGACTTGCTGCACCGTTCAGCCAGAGtttgcctcctgctctggtttCTCTGCAGGCGGCAGCAGTGATGCCTCCCCTGTCGTCCACAGAGAGGACCCCTCCCCGCCTCCTCCCCTGGCCTGCAGCCTCGCCTGTAGGAAGGCCTGTGCTGGGAATAtgtgctgctctctgctggaggaggagaccAGGAACCTTCTGGCACCACCATCTGAAGAGACAAGGGAAGAGCCTCAGACTCTGGTCATCGAGAACACCTTCCTCTGA